The following proteins are encoded in a genomic region of Gossypium hirsutum isolate 1008001.06 chromosome D05, Gossypium_hirsutum_v2.1, whole genome shotgun sequence:
- the LOC107930322 gene encoding AP-5 complex subunit zeta-1, which produces MSAEEGDWNFYLRTVSNSARDSNIANGPASDPSLLHAVKKLCEFCKREDKTSDDLVARVYPHLNKLFQRSVASLSQSNSSKGLLLLGILQFFLDFGEVVLHDADPSLHTFIRSCLSREFADPIVAAATLDFLYVNKNKLLISFPNLLPQFFPLILKLTAWNGGKLEKPFLKVLPGLVSPGSFLPLFPSLMDLPILVVALEKVERSSGSLIGNNIASIQKSKAPETLLALMDEAYTGTTVGERGGDESEESSTINVADPLFLELLKDENDGLVERHWTSPGIAAVLQAAKNSPQSDRLKQILNIAPRLLDAYFTIALRDANSSLICALIPILMTRISALFPDQNYMYKVRRRLLEFMLAAFHRSPDLIPLLKKPIIDRLGNAYDSTEKTELALQLCWAVGEYGGGGPTHKDAARELFESLELLLYENLSSSRLGLRQESAVDSNRKSFSKSSQSRLLCFVITAITKLATHHRELLPRARVALIKVARSRISDSRVSKRAHVYLGLIDEPGICLPVLGPSRPSHGFVHYPGTVNWNEGGNKVVAHIPFYILGEQEGPPFHDFSLSDALPRR; this is translated from the exons atgagCGCCGAAGAAGGAGATTGGAATTTCTATCTCCGAACTGTTTCGAACAGCGCCAGGGACTCCAATATCGCCAATGGCCCTGCCTCCGATCCTTCTTTGCTTCACGCCGTTAAAAAGCTCTGCGAGTTTTGCAAGCGAGAAGATAAAACCTCCGATGATTTGGTTGCAAGGGTTTACCCTCATCTCAACAAGCTTTTCCAACGATCCGTTGCTTCCCTCTCTCAATCTAACTCTTCCAAGGGACTCCTCTTACTG GGAATTCTtcaatttttccttgattttggAGAGGTGGTTCTACATGATGCTGATCCAAGTTTGCATACATTCATCCGTTCATGCTTGAGCCG TGAGTTCGCAGATCCTATTGTTGCAGCAGCAACTCTTGATTTTCTATATGTAAACAAGAACAAACTTCTCATATCTTTCCCCAACTTACTACCTCAG TTTTTCCCTTTGATTCTGAAGCTGACTGCATGGAATGGAGGAAA ATTAGAGAAGCCATTTCTCAAGGTTCTACCAGGATTGGTGTCACCAGGGTCATTTCTCCCACTATTTCCATCTTTAATGGACTTGCCAA TCTTGGTTGTGGCTTTGGAAAAGGTAGAACGAAGCTCAGGGTCACTAATAGGAAACAATATAGCTTCAATCCAAAAGAGTAAAGCTCCTGAG ACGCTACTTGCTCTCATGGATGAGGCTTATACTGGTACTACCGTTGGGGAGAGAGGGGGAGATGAATCCGAGGAAAGCAGTACAATAAATGTGGCTGACCCTCTGTTTCTTGAACTTCTCAAGGATGAAAATGATGGCCTTGTT GAACGCCACTGGACTTCACCTGGGATTGCTGCAGTGCTACAGGCTGCAAAGAACAGCCCTCAGTCTGATAGATTGAAGCAAATACTCAACATAGCACCTCGGCTTCTTGATGCGTATTTCACTATAGCTTTGCGTGATGCAAATAGCT CACTAATCTGTGCATTAATTCCCATCCTGATGACAAGGATTTCCGCACTGTTTCCCGACCagaattatatgtacaag GTTCGTAGAAGGCTTCTAGAATTCATGCTTGCCGCATTTCATCGTTCTCCAGATCTTATACCACTCTTGAAG AAGCCTATAATCGACAGGCTCGGAAATGCATATGACAGCACAGAAAAG ACAGAACTGGCATTACAATTGTGTTGGGCTGTAGGCGAGTATGGTGGGGGTGGTCCAACTCACAAAGATGCTGCTAGAGAACTTTTTGAAAGTCTAGAGCTACTTTTGTATGAAAATCTTTCATCCAG TCGTCTAGGTCTGAGACAGGAATCTGCGGTCGATTCTAACCGTAAGAGCTTCAGTAAGTCATCACAATCAAGGCTTCTATGTTTTGTTATCACAGCTATCACTAAGCTCGCCACTCATCACCGTGAACTATTGCCAAGAGCACGCGTAGCCTTGATCAAG GTTGCTCGATCTCGAATATCAGATTCAAGGGTGTCGAAGCGAGCTCATGTTTATTTGGGATTAATTGATGAGCCTGGTATTTGTTTGCCTGTCTTGGGACCTTCCCGCCCTTCACATGGATTCGTGCATTATCCAGGCACTGTCAACTGGAATGAAGGAGGCAACAAAGTGGTCGCACATATCCCGTTTTACATTCTCGGCGAACAGGAAG GTCCACCCTTCCATGACTTTTCACTATCAGATGCTCTTCCAAGAAGATGA
- the LOC107930421 gene encoding glucose-6-phosphate/phosphate translocator 1, chloroplastic, with protein sequence MSFSFKQSGLATCMNVTNSGFHKRLISTICSRSSFSPCLNLQNPERRNLSVSKPLHISSIEKINEKKPVFECKAFEADKSQPIEVEVKSEAAKRLKIGIYFATWWALNVVFNIYNKKVLNAYPYPWLTSTLSLACGSLMMLISWATRIAETPKTDFEFWKTLFPVAVAHTIGHVAATVSMSKVAVSFTHIIKSGEPAFSVLVSRFLLGETFPPSVYLSLVPIIGGCALAAVTELNFNMTGFMGAMISNFAFVLRNIFSKKGMKGKSVSGMNYYACLSLLSLLILTPFAVAVEGPQMWAAGWQKALSEIGPQFIWWVAAQSIFYHLYNQVSYMSLDEISPLTFSVGNTMKRISVIVSSIIIFHTPVQPINALGAAIAILGTFLYSQAKA encoded by the exons ATGAGTTTTAGCTTTAAGCAATCAGGTTTAGCTACATGCATGAATGTTACAAATTCTGGGTTTCATAAAAGATTAATTTCAACAATTTGTAGCAGATCTTCGTTTTCACCATGTTTGAACCTTCAAAATCCGGAAAGAAGAAATCTTTCAGTGTCAAAACCATTGCATATTTCATCGATTGAGAAAATTAATGAGAAAAAACCAGTGTTTGAATGCAAGGCTTTTGAAGCTGACAAGTCACAACCTATTGAAGTTGAAGTGAAATCAGAAGCTGCAAAAAGGTTGAAAATTGGGATTTATTTTGCAACTTGGTGGGCTTTGAATGTGGTTTTCAATATATATAACAAGAAGGTTTTGAATGCTTACCCTTACCCATGGTTGACTTCAACTTTGTCCCTTGCTTGTGGTTCTTTGATGATGTTAATTTCATGGGCTACAAGGATTGCTGAGACCCCAAAAAcagattttgagttttggaagaCTTTGTTTCCg GTTGCTGTAGCACATACCATTGGACATGTAGCAGCAACAGTGAGTATGTCGAAGGTTGCAGTTTCGTTCACCCACATCATCAAAAGTGGTGAACCGGCTTTCTCTGTCTTGGTTTCGAGGTTCTTGCTTGGAGAGACCTTTCCTCCATCGGTTTATTTGTCCCTAGTTCCGATCATCGGTGGTTGTGCTCTTGCCGCTGTAACCGAACTCAACTTCAATATGACTG GTTTTATGGGAGCTATGATATCGAACTTTGCGTTTGTCTTACGTAACATATTCTCGAAAAAGGGGATGAAGGGGAAATCCGTTAGCGGGATGAACTACTACGCATGTCTATCTTTGTTGTCTCTCTTAATTCTTACACCTTTCGCCGTTGCCGTAGAGGGACCACAGATGTGGGCTGCAGGATGGCAAAAGGCCTTATCGGAAATAGGACCACAGTTTATCTG GTGGGTAGCAGCGCAAAGTATCTTCTATCATCTCTACAATCAAGTCTCGTACATGTCCCTTGATGAGATCTCTCCCTTGACATTTAGCGTCGGGAACACCATGAAACGTATATCTGTTATAGTCTCCTCAATCATCATCTTCCACACGCCGGTCCAGCCCATCAATGCTCTCGGAGCTGCAATCGCCATCCTCGGAACCTTCTTGTATTCCCAG GCAAAAGCGTGA